From the Paramormyrops kingsleyae isolate MSU_618 chromosome 7, PKINGS_0.4, whole genome shotgun sequence genome, one window contains:
- the LOC111842021 gene encoding ubiquitin-conjugating enzyme E2 L3: MAASRRLHKELEEIRKSGMKNFRNIQVDEANILTWQGLIVPDNPPYDKGAFRIEIIFPAEYPFKPPKITFKTKIYHPNIDEKGQVCLPVISAENWKPATKTDQVIQSLIALVNDPQPEHPLRADLAEEYSKDRKKFFKNAEEFTKKHGEKRPVD, translated from the exons ATGGCGGCGAGCAGGAGGCTGCATAAG GAACTTGAAGAAATCCGCAAGTCTGGAATGAAAAATTTCCGTAACATCCAAGTCGACGAGGCAAATATTTTGACCTGGCAAGGTCTTATTGTCCCT GACAACCCCCCATATGACAAAGGAGCGTTCAGGATTGAGATCATATTTCCTGCTGAATATCCGTTCAAGCCCCCCAAGATCACCTTCAAAACGAAGATCTACCACCCCAACATTGATGAGAAGGGCCAGGTCTGCCTGCCGGTGATCAGCGCAGAGAACTGGAAGCCAGCCACCAAAACCGACCAAG TAATCCAGTCTCTCATCGCCCTGGTGAATGACCCCCAGCCCGAGCACCCCCTGAGGGCCGACCTAGCAGAGGAATACTCAAAGGACCGTAAAAAATTCTTTAAGAATGCAGAAGAGTTTACAAAGAAACATGGCGAAAAGCGGCCAGTGGACTGA
- the sdf2l1 gene encoding stromal cell-derived factor 2-like protein 1: MLTDCIIPCAEHFLQLMLNKMRSVRCLGRLALLVFIALQCDCRDTEFNYVTCGSLVKLLNTRHNVRLHSHDVKYGSGSGQQSVTGVESSDDANSYWRIRGKPNAPCERGAPIKCGQAIRITHMNTGRNLHTHHFVSPLSSNQEVSAFGENGEGDDLDVWTVQCSGTYWERDEAVRFKHKGTEVFLSVTGEQYNHPIRGQREVHGMPHANHHNYWKTMEGVFIKTSAELGHHDEL; this comes from the exons ATGCTCACTGACTGTATTATCCCGTGTGCGGAGCACTTCCTACAACTAATGCTTAACAAAATGAGGTCCGTGCGTTGTTTAGGAAGGCTGGCGTTACTCGTTTTTATTGCGCTGCAGTGTGACTGTCGAGACACGGAGTTTAATTACGTGACGTGTGGTTCCCTGGTCAAGTTGCTAAACACACGGCACAACGTCCGACTGCACTCCCACGACGTTAAATATGGGTCAG GTAGTGGGCAGCAGTCAGTCACGGGGGTGGAGAGCTCAGATGATGCCAACAGCTACTGGCGGATCCGGGGAAAGCCCAACGCACCATGTGAGAGGGGCGCACCCATCAAGTGCGGCCAAGCCATTCGCATCACTCACATGAACACAGGCCGCAACCTCCACACTCATCATTTCGTCTCTCCGTTGTCCAGCAACCAG GAGGTGAGTGCTTTCGGGGAGAACGGTGAGGGCGACGACCTGGACGTGTGGACCGTGCAGTGCAGTGGGACATACTGGGAGCGCGATGAGGCCGTGCGCTTCAAGCACAAGGGTACCGAGGTCTTCCTCAGCGTCACTGGGGAACAGTACAACCACCCCATCCGCGGGCAGCGGGAGGTGCACGGCATGCCGCACGCCAACCACCACAATTACTGGAAGACCATGGAGGGCGTGTTCATCAAGACGAGTGCAGAGCTGGGCCATCATGATGAGCTCTAG